TTGCCATGGTGATCTACAAGCTCTGGAATCCGCGCGATCTTTGGGTGGTGCTGCGTGACAGTACCAAAGAAAGCGTGATGATCTTGTTTATCATCGCCGCGGCGGGCGTGTTTTCCTATATGCTATCGAGCCTTTATATCACGCAGTCGATTGCAAACTGGATCGGCACACTGGATGTAAACCCTTGGGTATTGATGGGAGCGGTGAACGTCTTTCTATTGATCGCAGGATTCTTCCTGCCCCCTGTCGCGGTGATCCTGATGGCGGCACCGATCCTCCTGCCGATTATCACGACGGCCGGTTTTGATCCGATCTGGTTTGCGGTTGTCCTGACGATCAATATGGAAATCGGGCTTATCTCGCCGCCCGTGGGGTTAAACCTTTATGTGATCAACGGGATCGCACCTGACATATCGCTCAAGACCATTCTGACAGGCTCGCTGCCTTTTGTGGGGTGCATGGTGCTGGCGATTGTTCTGTTGTGTCTCTTTCCGGGTCTTGCGACATGGCTCCCCGATGCAGTGATGGGAGCCGGGCTGTGAGCTTCTTTGGCGGTCTGATCTCGACTGTGTTTGAGCGCCGCTATCGGGGGGCAAGTGAAGATGATGCGCAAGGGCGCTCTACGCAGGCGCTTGCAGCGGAGTTGCTGGGCACCCATGGCGAAGTCTCGGGCGGCACGCTCGCGCGCCTGATCCTTGATCAATATGCTGCAATGAATGCGTCGGAACAGCGCGCCTTTTTCGGCTTCATGGTGCATGATCTGAACATCGATTTCGAGCGCGTAACAGAGACGGTCGCCACCTATCGGGACACCCCCTCAAAGAAGAGCTACCGCGCTTTTGCCAGCGCGTGTGAGCCGAAAAGACAGGAACTTATCAGAAGATTAAATCAGGTGCCCGGCGCCACGGCGCGGCTTGTTACGATGCGGCGCGACCTTTTGGGGTTGTTGCCGGACTACCCTGAACTGGCACCACTGGATGTTGATTTTCAACATCTCTTTGCCTCTTGGTTCAACCGCGGGTTCCTTGTGATGCGGCCGATCAACTGGTCCAGCCCTGCCGATATTCTTGAAAAGATTATCGCATATGAGGCCGTGCATGCCATCGACAGCTGGGAAGACCTGCGCCGCCGGTTACAGCCGGAGGACCGGCGCTGCTTCGGCTTTTTTCATCTTGCGATGCCGGACGAGCCGTTGATTTTTGTCGAAGTGGCGCTGACGTGCGGTATCCCGAACTCTATCCAGCATTTGCTGGCAGACGCGCGCGATCCGATAAAGGCTGAGGAGGCGGACACTGCTGTCTTTTATTCTATCTCGAACTGTCAGGCTGGTCTGGCAGGTATTTCATTTGGAAACTCTTTGATCAAACAGGTGGCGGCAGACCTCGCCCGCGATCTGCCAGAGATCGCGAACTTTGTAACCTTGTCGCCGATCCCGGGCCTGAAAAAATGGTTGAGCCATTTGGAAGAGGGCGTAGCGCTTGACGCGGATCACCAAGCCATCGCGGCGCATTATCTGCTTGAAGCAAAGCGCAGCGATGGGATGCCGGCAGATCCGGTTGC
The Sulfitobacter noctilucicola genome window above contains:
- a CDS encoding malonyl-CoA decarboxylase; translation: MSFFGGLISTVFERRYRGASEDDAQGRSTQALAAELLGTHGEVSGGTLARLILDQYAAMNASEQRAFFGFMVHDLNIDFERVTETVATYRDTPSKKSYRAFASACEPKRQELIRRLNQVPGATARLVTMRRDLLGLLPDYPELAPLDVDFQHLFASWFNRGFLVMRPINWSSPADILEKIIAYEAVHAIDSWEDLRRRLQPEDRRCFGFFHLAMPDEPLIFVEVALTCGIPNSIQHLLADARDPIKAEEADTAVFYSISNCQAGLAGISFGNSLIKQVAADLARDLPEIANFVTLSPIPGLKKWLSHLEEGVALDADHQAIAAHYLLEAKRSDGMPADPVARFHLGNGAIVHAVHAQADLSDNGMQQSGGAMVNYLYDLDQITANHEKFVGEKTVIASDEVRALSETVRPAR